Proteins encoded in a region of the Acomys russatus chromosome 14, mAcoRus1.1, whole genome shotgun sequence genome:
- the LOC127197968 gene encoding olfactory receptor 7G2-like — protein MEYSNQSDIYEFFLIGLTYSPDVESYIFSLFLSMYFVTIIGNLLIILAVSFESHLHTPMYFFIANLSMTDICISTTIIPKMLVNIQTQDPSITYIGCLSQACFVLIFGGLESCLLAVMAYDRYLAIGHPLRYTVIMNPCLCVLLVLLSLLISTMNALLHSLMLLKLSFCTNWNILHFFCELVQVIKLACSDTFINTLLIYTVTSAFAGVPLAGIIFSYVQIVASILKISSVQGRNKAFSTCGSHLSVVLLFYGTAFGVYMSSAVSDSSVKNVVFSMMYIVVPQMLNPFIYSLRNREMKQAMRHLIFSVVLPSS, from the coding sequence ATGGAATACTCAAACCAATCAGACATTTATGAATTCTTTCTCATTGGACTGACATATTCTCCGGATGTTGAGTCATATATCTTCAGCTTGTTTCTGTCTATGTATTTTGTTACCATCATTGGAAACCTTCTCATTATCCTGGCTGTAAGCTTTGAGTCCCACCTCCATACACCCATGTACTTTTTTATTGCCAATCTGTCCATGACTGACATTTGCATAAGCACAACAATAATCCCAAAGATGCTAGTGAACATACAAACACAGGATCCGAGCATCACGTACATAGGCTGCCTGTCCCAGGCTTGCTTTGTCTTGATTTTTGGTGGCCTAGAAAGTTGTCTGCTTGctgtgatggcctatgaccgctactTGGCCATAGGTCATCCCCTGAGGTACACAGTTATCATGAACCCTTGCCTATGTGTTTTGCTGGTTTTACTTTCACTTCTCATAAGTACCATGAATGCTCTACTGCATAGTCTGATGTTGCTTAAGCTATCTTTCTGCACAAACTGGAATATCCTGCACTTCTTCTGTGAACTTGTTCAAGTCATCAAGCTTGCCTGCTCTGATACTTTCATCAACACCCTACTTATTTATACAGTTACTAGTGCATTTGCTGGTGTTCCTCTTGCTGGGATTATTTTCTCTTATGTTCAAATTGTGGCTTCTATTCTTAAGATCTCATCAGTTCAGGGAAGGAATAAAGCCTTTTCCACTTGTGGCTCTCATCTCTCAGTTGTGCTATTATTCTATGGGACAGCTTTTGGGGTATATATGAGTTCTGCAGTTTCTGACTCTTCTGTTAAGAATGTAGTCTTTTCTATGATGTATATTGTAGTCCCCCAAATGCTGAACCCTTTTATATACAGTTTGAGGAACAGAGAAATGAAGCAAGCCATGAGACATCTTATATTTTCTGTGGTCTTACCATCTTCGTAA